The following coding sequences lie in one Ostrinia nubilalis chromosome 2, ilOstNubi1.1, whole genome shotgun sequence genomic window:
- the LOC135079622 gene encoding glycine--tRNA ligase: protein MRNIISLVHKCSVFSKYSPAVCSHLRRTHSLQHWGTNKLHRKIKIPNPLREIIMADPKIEEILAPLRASVKEQGDLVRKLKEEKAPEIDVKKAVAELKARKKVLEDKELSLAPVEELFDRAKMEDLIKRRFFYDQSFAIYGGITGQFDFGPMGCALKSNMIQLWRKYFILQEQMLEVDCSILTPEPVLKASGHVERFADLMTKDIKTGECFRLDHLIKAHLEKIKSEKNTKAELKAEIEDILVKLDGMTADEMSALMKRFDMKSPVSGNELTPPIEFNLMFNTQIGPSGLVKGFLRPETAQGIFVNFKRLLEFNQGRLPFAAAQIGNSFRNEISPRSGLLRVREFTMCEIEHFCDSKDHPKFESVKDTKMLLYSANNQEQGKAAEIVTIGEAVANGTVNNETLGYFMARIHLYLLAVGIDPKKLRFRQHMGNEMAHYACDCWDAECLSSYGWIECVGCADRSAYDLTQHTKATGIRLAAEKKLPAPKQIEVVEAVANKAAIGKEFKKDAKAINDALAALDSASLDQLQTKLESDGEYTLATSNGDFKLTPNLVSVKKSQKTVHVEEIIPSVIEPSFGIGRILYCILEHSFKMREGDEQRTYFSLPPTVAPMKCAVLPLSGNAEFQPFVRELSQGLTNVDVSHKVDDSSGSIGRRYARTDELGVPYAITVDFDSVKEPHTVTLRERDSMGQVRLPISEVPSVVRDLSNSKISWKDVEQKYPKFEQQENVKGAAA, encoded by the coding sequence ATGAGAAACATTATCAGTTTAGTTCATAAGTGTAGTGTATTTAGTAAATATTCACCAGCTGTTTGCAGTCATTTGAGGCGAACTCACAGCTTGCAGCACTGGGGAACAAACAAACTCCATCGGAAAATTAAAATCCCTAATCCACTTCGAGAAATAATCATGGCTGATCCAAAAATTGAAGAAATCCTTGCGCCCCTTCGTGCCAGCGTGAAGGAACAGGGTGACTTGGTTAGAAAGTTGAAGGAGGAGAAAGCACCTGAAATCGACGTCAAAAAAGCTGTCGCTGAACTGAAGGCGAGAAAGAAAGTATTGGAAGACAAAGAGTTGAGCTTGGCACCAGTAGAGGAGCTTTTCGACCGTGCTAAAATGGAGGATCTGATCAAGAGACGGTTTTTCTATGACCAATCTTTTGCCATTTACGGTGGCATCACCGGCCAGTTCGACTTCGGGCCCATGGGCTGCGCCCTGAAGAGCAACATGATCCAACTTTGGAGAAAGTACTTCATTCTGCAAGAGCAAATGTTGGAAGTTGACTGCTCTATCCTCACCCCTGAACCAGTATTGAAAGCTTCTGGGCACGTAGAACGGTTCGCGGACCTGATGACGAAAGACATAAAGACTGGAGAATGCTTCAGGTTAGACCATTTGATAAAAGCTCatttggaaaaaataaaaagtgaaaagaATACAAAAGCAGAGCTCAAGGCAGAGATTGAAGATATTCTGGTTAAACTTGATGGAATGACAGCTGATGAGATGTCGGCTCTCATGAAGAGGTTTGATATGAAGTCTCCAGTCAGTGGAAATGAACTGACCCCTCCTATTGAGTTTAATCTCATGTTTAATACCCAAATTGGTCCTTCCGGCTTGGTAAAAGGATTTTTGAGGCCTGAAACAGCTCAGGGTATATTTGTCAACTTCAAGAGACTGCTTGAATTCAACCAAGGCAGACTACCTTTTGCAGCTGCTCAAATTGGCAACTCATTCAGAAATGAAATTTCACCTCGCTCTGGTTTATTGAGAGTAAGAGAGTTTACTATGTGTGAAATTGAGCACTTCTGTGATTCCAAGGATCATCCCAAGTTTGAATCGGTCAAGGACACAAAAATGTTACTTTATTCAGCCAACAACCAGGAACAAGGAAAAGCTGCAGAAATTGTCACCATTGGGGAAGCAGTGGCCAATGGCACTGTCAATAATGAGACTCTAGGATACTTCATGGCTAGAATACATTTGTACCTGTTAGCAGTAGGCATTGACCCTAAAAAGCTAAGGTTCAGGCAGCACATGGGCAATGAAATGGCTCACTATGCCTGTGACTGCTGGGATGCTGAGTGTCTGTCAAGCTACGGCTGGATAGAGTGTGTGGGCTGTGCTGACCGGTCTGCTTATGATTTGACCCAGCACACTAAAGCAACTGGCATCAGACTGGCGGCTGAGAAAAAACTGCCAGCCCCTAAACAGATTGAAGTTGTGGAAGCTGTTGCCAACAAGGCAGCCATTGGCAAAGAGTTCAAAAAGGATGCAAAAGCTATTAATGATGCTCTTGCTGCTCTAGATTCTGCTTCTCTTGACCAGTTGCAGACCAAGTTGGAGAGTGATGGTGAATACACACTTGCCACTAGCAATGGAGATTTCAAACTGACTCCCAATTTAGTAAGTGTGAAGAAGAGCCAAAAGACAGTTCATGTTGAAGAAATAATCCCAAGTGTTATTGAACCATCCTTTGGAATTGGCAGAATTCTGTATTGTATATTGGAACACAGTTTCAAAATGAGAGAGGGTGATGAACAAAGAACATACTTTTCCTTGCCACCCACTGTGGCTCCCATGAAATGCGCTGTTTTGCCTCTCAGTGGCAATGCAGAGTTCCAGCCATTTGTCAGGGAATTATCTCAAGGCCTGACCAATGTGGATGTCTCTCATAAGGTGGATGACTCCTCAGGCTCGATTGGGCGCCGGTACGCCAGAACAGACGAGCTGGGCGTGCCATACGCTATTACTGTTGACTTTGACTCTGTGAAAGAGCCACACACTGTGACATTGAGAGAGAGAGATAGTATGGGACAAGTAAGGTTGCCAATATCTGAAGTGCCTTCAGTAGTGCGAGATCTCTCTAACAGCAAAATATCTTGGAAAGATGTGGAGCAAAAATACCCTAAGTTTGAACAGCAGGAAAATGTGAAAGGCGCTGCGGCATAA
- the LOC135085958 gene encoding ubiquitin-like protein 5 produces MLEVTCNDRLGKKVRVKCNPDDTVGDLKKLIAAQTGTRYDKIVLKKWYTVFKDHIKLSDYEIHDGMNLELYYQ; encoded by the exons ATGCTCGAAGTAACATGCAACGATCGTCTTGGGAAGAAAGTCAGAGTCAAGTGCAATCCAGACGACACAGTTGGCGATTTGAAGAAGCTGATCGCAGCCCAGACCGGCACACGATACGATAAAATTGTATTGAAGAAATGGTACACAGTATTCAAGGACCACATCAAACTCTCTGACT ATGAAATCCATGATGGCATGAATTTGGAGTTGTACTACCAATAA
- the LOC135085947 gene encoding pre-mRNA-splicing factor 38B-like: protein MTEVEEFNQQKPGKTSKQHNVLPIWGNEQTMNLNPLILANIQGSSYFKVHLFKLKTYHEVVDEIYYQVKHLEPWERGSRKTAGQTGMCGGVRGVGAGGIVSTAFCLLYKLYTLRLTRKQVNGLLQHSDSPYIRALGFMYIRYTQPPADLFDWYAEYLDDEEEVDPRAGGGGSTTIGSLVRQMLIKLDWFSTLFPRIPVPIQKQIEFKLGEHNRQSAAAKPAPARGGGSGNNYNPARVDSDRREHDDRDRRDYGDAENRYSKDRTKRDDRDRDRDRERDRRDRDRDRDRDRRDRYRERSRSKDRHRHRSRSRDRRYR from the exons ATGACTGAAGTCGAAG AGTTCAATCAGCAGAAGCCTGGGAAAACGAGTAAACAGCACAATGTATTACCAATATGGGGTAATGAACAAACTATGAATCTGAACCCTTTAATATTAGCAAATATCCAAGGTTCTAGCTACTTCAAAG TGCACCTATTCAAGTTGAAGACATACCATGAAGTCGTTGACGAGATCTACTATCAGGTGAAGCACTTGGAGCCATGGGAGCGCGGAAGTCGCAAGACTGCCGGCCAAACTGGCATGTGTGGCGGC GTGCGAGGTGTGGGTGCTGGAGGGATCGTGTCCACTGCATTCTGCCTGCTGTACAAGCTGTACACGCTGCGGCTCACACGCAAGCAGGTCAATGGCCTCCTACAGCACTCAGATTCTCCTTACATCAGAGCTCTTG GTTTCATGTATATTCGTTACACTCAACCGCCTGCAGACCTGTTTGACTGGTACGCCGAGTACCTGGATGATGAAGAAGAAGTGGACCCTCGTGCAGGAGGTGGGGGCAGCACAACGATAGGATCGCTCGTGCGTCAAATGCTCATAAAACTGGACTGGTTCAGCACACTCTTCCCAAGAATACCTGTGCCGATACAAAAACAAATCGAATTCAA GCTAGGGGAGCACAACAGGCAGTCGGCGGCGGCCAAGCCGGCGCCGGcccgcggcggcggcagcggcaaCAACTACAACCCGGCGCGCGTAGACTCCGACCGCCGGGAGCACGACGATAGGGACCGGCGTGACTACGGAGACGCGGAAAACAG ATATTCCAAAGACAGGACAAAACGTGACGACAGGGATAGAGACCGTGACCGTGAAAGAGACAGACGTGACCGCGACCGGGACCGTGACCGCGATCGCCGAGACCGCTACCGCGAGCGGTCCCGCTCCAAAGACCGCCACCGCCATCGGTCGCGCTCCAGAGACCGTCGCTATAGATAA